The sequence CTTTCTCACCTACAATCAACATATAAGGAACCTTTTTGGTTTCCCAATCCCTGATTTTATAGCCAATCTTTTCATTTCTCTTGTCTAATTCAACCCTTACGTCATATTTCTTAAGTTCGTCAGCAACTGTCTTAGCATAATCGTAAAAATTCTGCGAAATCGGAACAACAGCAACCTGTGTCGGAGCAAGCCATACCGGGAAAGCTCCGCCATAGTGCTCAATCAAAACTCCCATAAAACGCTCAATGGAGCCGAGCAGGGCCCTGTGAATCATAAACGGCGTATGTTCTTTTCCATCCTCGCCAATGTACTTCATTCCGAAGCGCTGAGGCATATTGAAATCGAACTGAATAGTACTCATCTGCCATTCACGGTTAAGAGCGTCTTTAATCTTAATATCAATTTTAGGGCCGTAGAAAGCACCGCCGCCTTCATCAATCTTATAGCTTAAGCCTTCCTTCTTCATTGCGCTTTCGAGCGATTTTGTAGCTCTTTCCCAGAGCGCTTCGTCGCCGACCGACTTTTCAGGCCTTGTTGAAAGGTAGAATTCCATCTTTTCAAAGCCGAATGAGCGCCACATGAACATCGAGAAGCGGAGGACCTCAATAATTTCGTCTTCCATCTGCTCCTCGGCGCAGAAGAGGTGCGCATCGTCCTGTGTAAAGCCTCTTACGCGCAATAGACCGTGCAGAACGCCGCTTTTTTCATAGCGGTAGACCGTTCCAAGCTCAGCCCATCTGTAGGGCAGGTCGCGGTAAGAGCGCAGGTGCGATTTATAGACCATGATGTGGAACGGGCAATTCATCGGTTTAACATAGTAATCGAGCTCGTCCACCTTCATCGGGGCATACATGCTGTCCTTATAAAAGCCTAAGTGACCGCTGGTTTCCCAGAGCCAGCTTTTGCCCATATGCGGCGTATAAAGAATATCGTAGCCGTTATTCAAATGGGCTTTTCTCCAGAAGTTCTCAATTTCCAGGCGGAGACGGGCGCCCTTCGGGTGCCAGTAAACGAGTCCCGGTCCTGCTTCCTCGTGAAGGCTGAACAGGTCAAGGTCGCGCCCGAGTTTACGGTGGTCCCTTTTCTTAGCCTCTTCAAGGAATACGAGATAGTCTTCCAGCATCTTTTTCTTAGGAAAAGAGATGCCGTAGATCCTCTGGAGCTGTTTATTATGCTCGTCGCCTCTCCAGTAAGAGCCGGAGACGGTAAGGAGCTTTACAAACTTTATTTTTCCGGTTGAGGGGAGGTGCGGACCCGTACATAGGTCTGTAAATTCACCTTCCTTATAAATGCTGATAGTCTCGTTGTTTTCGTCGAGCTCGGTCAGTATTTCGACCTTATAAGGGTCGCCTTTTTGTTCAAAAAACCTGAGTGCATCGCCTTTGCTGAGTTCCTCTCTCTGGAAGGGGTTATTCTGCTGAGAGATCTCGGACATGCGTTTTTCGATCTTTCTCAGTTCCTCTTCCGTAATGGGAGTGTTAACGTCGACGTCATAGTAGAATCCCGAATCTATAGCGGGACCGACGCCGAATTTAGCCTCAGGGTAAAGCGATGTAATGGCGTGAGCCATAAGGTGTGAAGTTGAATGCCAGTAGGCTTCCTTCCCCTTTTCGTCATCAAAGGTGTAAAGCCTGAGAGTAACGTCGCTCGTTAATGGAGTGGACAGATCCTTCTCCTGGCCGTTTACTTCAGCTACCAGAGCCTCCTCAGCAAGTCTTTTGGAGATAGACTCTGCAACCTGGTAAGGGGTAGTGCCCTTATCAAATTCCTTTACGCTCCCGTCGGGAAAGCTTACCTTGATTTTTTCCATAATACACTTCTTTTTAAAAAAAAACGGAGCGAACTCCGGTTTCTTAAGTGGGTTCTAGAGGAGTCGAACCTCTGACCTTCTGCACGTCAAGCAGACGCTCTAACCAACTGAGCTAAGAACCCAAGCCGACAAAGAATTCACTCTGAATAACCTCTTGTCAGGAGGTTCAGATCCAATCAATTAAGTACCGAGGGCCGGAGTCGAACCGGCACGGGTATAAATACCCACAGGATTTTAAGTCCTGTGCGTCTACCAATTCCGCCACCCCGGCATAAATAGAATTGGAATTCAAATATAAAACTTTATACCAAAATTTACAAGAACAATTTTATAAGTTTAATCCGGAAGATTACAATGTTCCTCAATTGATTTATCTTGAAGGAGCTAATTTAACAATAATTATCAAATTTCGCTAAAATTTCCTGTATTTCAAGATAATAATCCGGAAACATGCATTTACTTGAGAAATATCATCTTTTTTACTTCTGTAAATTTCCTCCCCTTCCCGTTTAACGGATCGGCTTCAATGGAATAGAAGTAGATTCCAGAGGAAACTCCTACAGGTGACCATCTCACCTCATGATATCCGGCTTCAAAGACCTTATCAGCGAGCAGACAGATACTCCGCCCCAGTAAATTGATTATCCTTACCCTTACATATGACTCTGCGGGAAGTGCAAAGCTTATGGACGTGGAAGGATTAAACGGGTTCGGGTAGTTCTGCCCCAGCTCAAATTTCACGGGCAGAAGGTTTTTCCTATCCGTAACTGCTGTTTTTTCAACACACCTGCCCTGGAGCAGCACCTGATTGCCGGAATCAACTTTGCTTACAATATAAAGCGTATCAGAGAAACTGCCAAGGGAATCGGGCTTGAAAGTCACTGTAACAACCGCAGAGTCGTACCTTGCCAGATAAGTCTTACTGATGGAGACAGAAAATATTTTATTTTTAACGTATATACTGTCGACAGTAAACGGGTTTAGGCCGGTATTTTTAATAGTAATTTTGTTTGAGACTGATTTTAATGGTTCTGTATCAGGAAGCTTAAGCACCTGAGATGAAAGGCTGTAGCTGTTCTGACGCACATTAAGCAGCCAGCCTACAGTGCCTGAAGCCTCATTTACATATGCAATATCCACTGCCCCGTCGCCGTTAAAATCGCCAGAGGTCATACGGTTTGAGCCGGATTCACTGGCAAAGTAGCCTGAGACCTTAAAGGCCATATGCTGGTTTGTATAAATATACCCCTGGTTCGAATACCCGTTATTTACAGAAGCCAGATCAATATCCCCGTCACTGTCATAATCGCTGCCCGTAAGCGAGAGAGGGTCTGCACCCGTCTGCTGGTCAGACAAAAAGAATTGCAGTCCGCCCAAATTTTTAATTAAACAGAGCGAATTTATATAGGGCTGCCCGGATGCCAGATCAAGCCAGGTATCGTGGTTCATATCGGCAAGTACCATCGACCTGATGTAGGGAGTGCCCGGGTTCCGGCCTTTAGCCTTAAAACTCATATTGCCCGTGTTTTCAAAAATGCAAAGCGGATCACCGGCATATTTGCTAATAACAATGTCAATATCGCCATCGTTATCCATATCCCCTGTTTTTAAGTCAAGCACCTGCTCAAGAGTTGATGGCAGCATGATTGCCCGGAAAGTAAAATTGCCCTGATTTTCGAGCACATAAGCGGTGTTAAGAAGATCATTTGTAACTATCAGATCAAGGTCCCCATCGCCATCCAGATCATCGGAAGCAAGCATCCGGTTATTCTGCCCACTGAAGACCGATACTTTAGTAAAATTAAAGCCGCCTTCATTCTTTAGAATGATCACTGAATTCCTGCAGGCTGCAGCAATGTCTGTTTTCCCGTCGTTATTGAAATCTCCGGCAGTAATGCCGAATGGAGAATCGGTCAGTGCTATGGACTTTGCAAGTCCAGGTTTGGAATCAAGGCTCCCTTTTATTACAGCTATTCCGTTTTCAAATGAAACAATCATATCCGTAACACCATCATTTTCCAGATCAGACGAACAGATAAGTTTGGGATATTGGCCTGTAGGAATATTATTCATCGCCCTGAAAGAGCCCGTTCCCTCTTTAGCCTTAACAATAAATCGCCAGATGAAGGGAGAAAGAACCGGATTAAGCGACTTCAGTTTGAAATCATTTTTTAATGTGATTTCAACTTCCTCACCAGTGATAAATTTACCTTCGGGAACAATTGAAAGAAGCCTTTTTGCAGCATCATATGAAACTCTTGAATTATGGAAACCGCTCATGGAGCCAGATATAAAAACTGAAGAAGGAGTAAGCGACTCAGGAATGATGTCCTCCGTAAAACGGACCGCGGCAAAAGAAGGATCGGCCGAAGCTGAATTCTGCGCCGGGTATAATGAATCCACAATAACCTGCCTGCACATGCCAGTAACCATGAATTTAACGGCCGGATGCACCTTATCATTGCTTGTAATTACTACACTGTCGGAATAAGCCTTTGTTTCCATGGGAGTGAAAGTTACCGTTACAGATTTCGCTTTCCTCGGTTCAACGGTTAAGGAAGTGGGAAACAGGCTGAAGGCTTTTGAACTGCAGTAAATAGAATCTACAACCAGAGGCAGCGATCCCGGGTTGCTTATGGTAAAAGAAAATGTTTTCGAGCTGTCTTTTTGCACGCTGCCGAAATTATATTCCGTAGGGCTGAGAGCTATTTCGCTAAAGTGATCCCGGTTTTCAAGAAAAGTGAGTGGGGAATTCATTTTATATGCCAGAAGATCGATATCCCCGTCATTGTCAAAATCTGCTGTCAGCAGGTTTGAGGCTTCAAAATTAAATGGAGGCAGAACAAGCTGCTTAACGACTTTAAGGTCCTTATTACACTTATCCATTTCAACTCCCCAGCTGGCCGCAGAAAGAAACTCCACAGTTGAATCGCCGTCAAAATCGCATCCTGCAAGGAATGACATGTCCTTTTGCGGGGGATTATAATAGCTGGTTGTAAACTTCAAATCGCCATTATTTACCAGTATTTCATAACCTTTATAGCCCTGCCAGTACGATGCCGCGGCGAAATCGATTAGCCCGTCATTATTAAAATCTCCTCTTACCGAAGGCAAAGTATTGAGTAATTGATTATTGAATGTCTGAAATGAAAAGTTGCCGTTGTTGCGCAGCAGGAAACCGGTATAAATGTCAGCCAGTATATCCAGATCGCCGTCGCCGTCGATATCCTCTGAAGCTAGACCGAAAATGCCCGCAAATTTGATTTTTGAGGCCTTGAAAATAAAATTCCCCATGTTCTTTACAAATTCCATCTCAGCGCCCGAACTTCCTGTGCCGACGGCAAGATCAGTCAGGCCGTCGTTGTCATAATCTCCGGCCGTTATATATTGAAGATAGCCCGGAACATCTGTCTCAGAGGAAGTAAAATTAAAATTGCCTGTATTTTTCAGCAGCTGAATTTTTGAAGCTACTTTGCATACGGCAATATCAACTCTGCCGTCGTTATCAAAGTCGGCTGCGGCCAATGATTGCGGACCCTGTGGAATACTGATGGATTTTACTTTTGTAAACCTGAAGTCTCCTTCATTTTTATAAATTGTTATTTCCTCATTAGTCTGTGTAAGGACAGCAACATCCAAAAGCCCGTCATTATTAAAATCTGCGGTGACCGGCTTAAATGAGTACTGAGGGAGCTGAATTGAAGAGCGTTCACGGAAACTCATCGAAGAACTCTTTGCCGAGACATTAAAATCCCATATGCGCGGAAGGAAAGGAGGCTCACATGCAACCGTCCTGATCTTAGAAGTCAAAGATACAGTTACATTTTCTCCCCTCCTGAATGGTTTTGCTGTTTTAATGGTTAGAAGCTTTAATCCGTCATCAAAAGATATAAGTTCAGCTTTCTGCCTGCCAGAGTGCGAACCCGTAATAACGATCGAAGAGTCGGAAAGTGTTGCAGCATCCAGCCTCACATTGAAGTAAATCCTTATCTGTGCAGTATCAGAAGCAAATATTGAAAGAGGCTTAGGATAACACGAGAGCACCTGCTCTCCCCTTCCCAAGACATAAAATTTTACTTCAGGATGGAATTTATCGTTGCTGTAAACTGTCAGACTGTCGTTGTAGCTTAAAGCGCCCGACTGCTTAAAGTGAATTGTAACTTTCGCCGTGTCGCCGGCAGCAATAGTTGTTTTTGAAGCCGTAGCTGTAAAGGCCTCATTTGATGAAGCAATGCCTGAAATGTTCAGGGTCCCGGATACGCCGTCATTTTTAACTACAAAGTAAGCTGACTTTTCGGCTCCCGGTTTTGTTACGCCAAAATCGTATGAACTGCTAAGAAGCTTAACCTCAGGTTCCGCGTTTTTATTTTTTGCAATGACGAGATTTCTTGGATTTCCAGACTCCATGTAAAGATCAATATCACCGTCGTTATCCAGATCTGCCGCTCCAATATCCCCGATAGCCCTTGCACCGGAAAAGACCTTAGACTCAGTAAATGAAAGATTTGAGTTATTCTTCAGGATATATAAATAATCAGAAGAATGGATTGCAATATCAGGATAAGTGTCATTATTAAAATCGCCTACTGTGCAGCTTCCGTTGGAGATATAGCTGACTGCAGGAACAGTTTTCTTGAAATTCCCTGTACTGTCGTTTATTAGTATTGATAAATAATCATAACCGTATCCGCCTGAGGCAAGAATATCAGGATATCCGTCGTGATTAAAGTCTGCAACATTTATCTGCGAGGTCAAAAAACTCTGTGGATATACCACGGGAGCTGAAAAGTTAAAGGAACGGGAATTCCTGAATACACAGACCGATTTTTCCTCATTTAAAGCATCAATTATGTCAGGATATCCATCCAGATCAATATCGGAGAAAATGATTTTCTGAGCATTAGTAACCGGGAGCTCCTTTGCAAGCTGAAACCTCATATTGCCCATATTCCGGAACAGCAGCAGTACGTCCTGGCCGTTAAACCCGGTATTTGAACAAATTGAAATGTCCAGCTTTCCGTCTGCATCCAAATCGGCAGCATAGAATCCGCCACCTAAATAAGCTGAACAGGTAATTTCAGCAGCGGTCTGAAAACTGCCGTCGGGCATCTGTTTTAAGATAACGACCAGCTTTTCGCCTTCAGGCTGGAAGGCAATATCAACTTTTCCGTCGCCGTCAAAATCTCCTGTTGTAATATTGTCCACAGGTTTTCCCAGATAAATATCCTGCCTGGAGAATTTAAGTCCGCCAAGATTCTTCATCATAAAGATCCCCTGGTACATAAAGCTTGAACAAAGGACGTCAACTAATCCGTCATTATTCATATCAGCCAGGATTGATGGTCCGTATTCATCTCCGAAAGGGACCGGTTCGGAGAGTGCAAATGTTCCTGAACCTGAAATAGGGCTCGCCGTAAACGTCCAATTAAAGGGCTGCACTGCCTCGTTCTGAAGGGTTTTTACTCCTGGAGTAAGTGATACTGAAATCAGTTCATTCGGATGAAACCTCCTTTCGGGTAAAAAAACTATGGATTGGCTGGCGTCGTCATATTTTACTGTTCCTGATACTTTTCCGTAAAATGAGCTGAAAACGGCAATAAAGGAATCCTTTACTGTACTATTATCCAACGGTTTTACAAAAGAAATGGTTATGGAAAGAGAATCAGGTATCTTAAAATCCGCGGAACCCGGGTAGTAGGATTTAATTAATGGGTTAACTCCGGTAATTGAGGAGTTATAACCCCCTGCCTGGTTTGGAAAATTTATTCCAGGCAGAGAGCTAGAAAAGTCCGACCGGACTAAAGCAGATTCAGTGAGCAAAGATTTTTGATTTAGCTGATAATTCCCGCAAAAAATGAAAGGAGAATTAAGGATTAAGAGTAAAAGAGTGCAAATATGTCTCAAAAGAGGATTCCTTCTTATTGCAGTAAAATTTTCATTAACTTTATCAGGAACGGGTTTAAGGAAACAGGAAATTTACTCCAGTATTTTGATAAATACCGGAAATTCCTTGAAAGCAGAAAATAAATATAGGGAAAAAGGGGGGAAATTACACGATTAGTAACAATTTTGACAAAAACTTATATTGCATAAAAGCCTTTTTATTCATATTTTTGAAATGTTGTTATTGGGCCCATAGCTCAGTTGGTTAGAGCATCTGACTCATAATCAGAGGGTCGGTGGTTCAAGCCCATCTGGGCCCACAAAAAAGCCTCATTTTCCAAAGGAATCTGAGGCTTTTGTTTTTTCAGGCAGTTCTTTAATTGCCGCGAACTTTGTGAGATTTCATTATCTAATCTTTATATGCTGAAATCAGGAGCATCATGGGACGGCGGAATTCTTCACGCATTGCTTCATTCTTCTTTAGCATTTCCTGCGACGGCAACGGCTCAATTACTTTTTTTATTATAAAGCCATTACTTATCAGCGAATTAATATACGTCGTTAATGTCCTGTGATATTTGGTAATCTTTTGCCCCAGAAAAACAGCTTCCCTGCTCCCTTCAATAAAATAATTATCTACGGGCCAGTGAATCTTATTCCCTTTCTCATCATATACCCAGTCCCGATTCCCAAATGCCGTAAAAACCGGATGCTCAACTGAAAACACCAGGCTGCCCTTGTGCTTTAATATCTCAGATAATTTTTGACATACCGGTTCGAATGATTTTATGTAATGAAATGCCAGCGAACTGATAATAAGATCAAAGCCTTCCTTTTCAAAGCTGATATCTTCAATTGATCCTCTCATATAAATAATCCGCTCGTCATCTGTACGATCTTTTGCTTCATTCAGCATCTTTTCCGAGAGGTCTATTCCAACTACAGACCGGGCCCCCTGTTCCACAGCATATCTGCAGTGCCACCCATAGCCGCATCCTAAATCTAAAACCGATTTACCTCTCATATCCGGCAACAATTTCTGGAATTCATGCCATTCCCCTGCAGACTCCAAACCGCCTACAGAACGGGGCATCTTACTGTACTGACTGAAAAAGTCATTATCATCATATTTATTTTCTTTCAATTACACTCCTCAGGGCAATTTTGGCTTTTCATTTTAACTGTTACAGAGCTGCACGAATATAACCATTTTTCGAATTCTTTTGAACAATGTGCCTGACAAAATAATAATCTGATTATTAACCTGACTTCAAAAAATTATGAATTAACCCGGCCTGTTTTTTCCCTTCCGTCAATTGAAAACCGTCCGGCACCAAAAGCAATTAGAATCAAACATCCGGCAAGCACCGCAAGCGGGAAATCCCATCCCGGCGAGGTCGGCGTTACAAAGCCTATTCCATAAACATACTTTGTTACAATAATTGCACCTGTTAAAATTATTGTAAGTCCTGCCGAGGCCCATCTTGTTAAAAACCCCAACAGGACAGCAGTTGCGCCAAGAGGCTCGGCAATGGAAAGTAATCTTGTTGTAAATAACATGAATGAAGATATCCCTTCCGGAGCATTCGACCAGAACGGAAATTTAATATAGGCGGCAACATAAAATATTGCCGCAGTAACTACTCTAAGTAGTAATAAAGCTGAGTTTTGATATATGCTGTAGTTCTGCATGGCCTTATCTTTCTTTTGGTTGTGTATTTCCATTTTTCTAATGCGTGACTAAAACTCTTCTTCCAAAATTCTTTTATCCGATCAACCGGATGACTTAATATTATAATTACTAAAATTTCCCGACTGACTCAATTATTAAATTGCTTTCAGCACTATATCCCGGCTTTCTTTCCGTTCATTGTCCGTTGCTATTATATCATTTTATACCCATATTTCGTGTTGATAATGCAGGGATTCACAGGGATATATGAAAATTGCCTTTTGCGGCGGCGCCGGTGAGGTCGGTGCAAGCTGCGTGCTCCTTTGTCTGGGCAGAAAGAATATCGTTTTCGACTGCGGCGTAAGACCCAACAGCCCAACCGGCTCTCTGCCGAACCTGAGACTCATTCAGGACTCAGGCGGAGCTGATGCCATCTTTCTGAGCCATGCACACCTAGACCATTCAGGAAGCCTCCCTATTCTTAGCGCGGCTTACCCAATGGCCGGCATCTATATGACTCACGCCACAAAAGACCTCATACGCGTTCTCCTCTACGACAGCCTTAAAATTACCTCCTTTAAGGAGGAGGAAATCCCTGTATTTACCGAGGAACAGCTCGAATCGATGTTTAAGAGAATCATCTGCCATTCCCCGGAATAT comes from Ignavibacteria bacterium and encodes:
- the thrS gene encoding threonine--tRNA ligase, translating into MEKIKVSFPDGSVKEFDKGTTPYQVAESISKRLAEEALVAEVNGQEKDLSTPLTSDVTLRLYTFDDEKGKEAYWHSTSHLMAHAITSLYPEAKFGVGPAIDSGFYYDVDVNTPITEEELRKIEKRMSEISQQNNPFQREELSKGDALRFFEQKGDPYKVEILTELDENNETISIYKEGEFTDLCTGPHLPSTGKIKFVKLLTVSGSYWRGDEHNKQLQRIYGISFPKKKMLEDYLVFLEEAKKRDHRKLGRDLDLFSLHEEAGPGLVYWHPKGARLRLEIENFWRKAHLNNGYDILYTPHMGKSWLWETSGHLGFYKDSMYAPMKVDELDYYVKPMNCPFHIMVYKSHLRSYRDLPYRWAELGTVYRYEKSGVLHGLLRVRGFTQDDAHLFCAEEQMEDEIIEVLRFSMFMWRSFGFEKMEFYLSTRPEKSVGDEALWERATKSLESAMKKEGLSYKIDEGGGAFYGPKIDIKIKDALNREWQMSTIQFDFNMPQRFGMKYIGEDGKEHTPFMIHRALLGSIERFMGVLIEHYGGAFPVWLAPTQVAVVPISQNFYDYAKTVADELKKYDVRVELDKRNEKIGYKIRDWETKKVPYMLIVGEKEAQSNMVSVRKHKTGDLGSMALDEFRAKILDEILSKKQ
- a CDS encoding DUF1573 domain-containing protein — encoded protein: MLTESALVRSDFSSSLPGINFPNQAGGYNSSITGVNPLIKSYYPGSADFKIPDSLSITISFVKPLDNSTVKDSFIAVFSSFYGKVSGTVKYDDASQSIVFLPERRFHPNELISVSLTPGVKTLQNEAVQPFNWTFTASPISGSGTFALSEPVPFGDEYGPSILADMNNDGLVDVLCSSFMYQGIFMMKNLGGLKFSRQDIYLGKPVDNITTGDFDGDGKVDIAFQPEGEKLVVILKQMPDGSFQTAAEITCSAYLGGGFYAADLDADGKLDISICSNTGFNGQDVLLLFRNMGNMRFQLAKELPVTNAQKIIFSDIDLDGYPDIIDALNEEKSVCVFRNSRSFNFSAPVVYPQSFLTSQINVADFNHDGYPDILASGGYGYDYLSILINDSTGNFKKTVPAVSYISNGSCTVGDFNNDTYPDIAIHSSDYLYILKNNSNLSFTESKVFSGARAIGDIGAADLDNDGDIDLYMESGNPRNLVIAKNKNAEPEVKLLSSSYDFGVTKPGAEKSAYFVVKNDGVSGTLNISGIASSNEAFTATASKTTIAAGDTAKVTIHFKQSGALSYNDSLTVYSNDKFHPEVKFYVLGRGEQVLSCYPKPLSIFASDTAQIRIYFNVRLDAATLSDSSIVITGSHSGRQKAELISFDDGLKLLTIKTAKPFRRGENVTVSLTSKIRTVACEPPFLPRIWDFNVSAKSSSMSFRERSSIQLPQYSFKPVTADFNNDGLLDVAVLTQTNEEITIYKNEGDFRFTKVKSISIPQGPQSLAAADFDNDGRVDIAVCKVASKIQLLKNTGNFNFTSSETDVPGYLQYITAGDYDNDGLTDLAVGTGSSGAEMEFVKNMGNFIFKASKIKFAGIFGLASEDIDGDGDLDILADIYTGFLLRNNGNFSFQTFNNQLLNTLPSVRGDFNNDGLIDFAAASYWQGYKGYEILVNNGDLKFTTSYYNPPQKDMSFLAGCDFDGDSTVEFLSAASWGVEMDKCNKDLKVVKQLVLPPFNFEASNLLTADFDNDGDIDLLAYKMNSPLTFLENRDHFSEIALSPTEYNFGSVQKDSSKTFSFTISNPGSLPLVVDSIYCSSKAFSLFPTSLTVEPRKAKSVTVTFTPMETKAYSDSVVITSNDKVHPAVKFMVTGMCRQVIVDSLYPAQNSASADPSFAAVRFTEDIIPESLTPSSVFISGSMSGFHNSRVSYDAAKRLLSIVPEGKFITGEEVEITLKNDFKLKSLNPVLSPFIWRFIVKAKEGTGSFRAMNNIPTGQYPKLICSSDLENDGVTDMIVSFENGIAVIKGSLDSKPGLAKSIALTDSPFGITAGDFNNDGKTDIAAACRNSVIILKNEGGFNFTKVSVFSGQNNRMLASDDLDGDGDLDLIVTNDLLNTAYVLENQGNFTFRAIMLPSTLEQVLDLKTGDMDNDGDIDIVISKYAGDPLCIFENTGNMSFKAKGRNPGTPYIRSMVLADMNHDTWLDLASGQPYINSLCLIKNLGGLQFFLSDQQTGADPLSLTGSDYDSDGDIDLASVNNGYSNQGYIYTNQHMAFKVSGYFASESGSNRMTSGDFNGDGAVDIAYVNEASGTVGWLLNVRQNSYSLSSQVLKLPDTEPLKSVSNKITIKNTGLNPFTVDSIYVKNKIFSVSISKTYLARYDSAVVTVTFKPDSLGSFSDTLYIVSKVDSGNQVLLQGRCVEKTAVTDRKNLLPVKFELGQNYPNPFNPSTSISFALPAESYVRVRIINLLGRSICLLADKVFEAGYHEVRWSPVGVSSGIYFYSIEADPLNGKGRKFTEVKKMIFLK
- a CDS encoding class I SAM-dependent methyltransferase gives rise to the protein MKENKYDDNDFFSQYSKMPRSVGGLESAGEWHEFQKLLPDMRGKSVLDLGCGYGWHCRYAVEQGARSVVGIDLSEKMLNEAKDRTDDERIIYMRGSIEDISFEKEGFDLIISSLAFHYIKSFEPVCQKLSEILKHKGSLVFSVEHPVFTAFGNRDWVYDEKGNKIHWPVDNYFIEGSREAVFLGQKITKYHRTLTTYINSLISNGFIIKKVIEPLPSQEMLKKNEAMREEFRRPMMLLISAYKD
- a CDS encoding DoxX family protein, coding for MEIHNQKKDKAMQNYSIYQNSALLLLRVVTAAIFYVAAYIKFPFWSNAPEGISSFMLFTTRLLSIAEPLGATAVLLGFLTRWASAGLTIILTGAIIVTKYVYGIGFVTPTSPGWDFPLAVLAGCLILIAFGAGRFSIDGREKTGRVNS